Proteins from one Malaya genurostris strain Urasoe2022 chromosome 2, Malgen_1.1, whole genome shotgun sequence genomic window:
- the LOC131431331 gene encoding angiopoietin-related protein 2-like, translating into MKRILLLLAALTLSSTQNAQGFGYELLLGQFDQLEQDLQKFNDKLSRVISGKSDHRFTNRTFDATFVSSCKDTNTNVSGVYRINPELSIVPPFLVYCDNNVSDGGWTVIHRRYDGSLNFNRNWAEYRQGFGNLQGEYWLGLEKMHQITRIGNYELLVVLKDFNGTSKSALYGHFSVASEFEQYKLNLGRFVSGEAKDSLSAINGMMFSTVDRDNDVGDGNCAQTHSSGWWHKNCFEANMNGMYMKGRVLKTMSWYYFNNSHECLQEAKMLIRLTESN; encoded by the exons ATGAAAAGGATTCTGCTGCTACTCGCAGCTTTAACTCTAAGCTCGACACAAAATGCACAGGGATTTGGTTACGAGTTACTTCTCGGACAATTCGATCAACTTGAGCAggatcttcaaaaatttaatgataaaCTTTCGCGAGTTATTTCTGGGAAAAGTGATCACCGGTTCACAAATAGGACATTCGATGCAACCTTTGTATCCtcgtgcaaggacaccaacaccAATGTCAGTGGAGTTTATAGAATCAATCCGGAGCTCTCGATAGTGCCACCATTTCTTGTGTACTGTGATAACAACGTGAGTGACGGAGGATGGACGGTGATTCATCGGCGATATGATGGCAGTCTTAATTTCAACCGCAACTGGGCCGAATATCGACAGGGATTCGGAAACTTGCAAGGAGAATATTGGTTGGGACTGGAAAAGATGCATCAAATAACTCGTATAGGAAACTATGAGTTGCTGGTAGTTTTGAAGgatttcaatggaacatctaAAAGTGCTCTTTATGGTCACTTTTCAGTTGCCAGTGAATTCGAACAGTATAAACTTAATCTCGGTCGGTTCGTGAGTGGCGAGGCTAAGGATAGTTTAAGTGCAATCAATGGCATGATGTTTTCCACTGTGGATCGGGATAACGACGTTGGAGATGGAAACTGCGCTCAAACCCATTCCAGTGGATGgtggcataaaaattgtttcgaGGC GAATATGAACGGCATGTATATGAAAGGCAGAGTACTGAAAACCATGTCATGGTACTATTTCAACAATTCGCATGAGTGCTTGCAGGAAGCCAAGATGCTGATTCGACTGACGGAAAGCAATTAA